The genome window CAGCGGAAGTATCTTGCTCAGGGCCCAGTTACATGGGCGGGACAGGAGGGCTGCAATTGCCCAATGCTGTTGGCATAAGTGCAAATATCTGGGTCTTTATGATACCGATGTCTCTCTTTATTTGATCGTACAAAGCGAGGTTCTGCGGACAGCTTGGACGCAGCATGGAGCAAGCGTGATCCAAGACGCCTGCTACGTTAGCAAACGGATGTCGCGAGTCGCTAAGGCTCTGCACAAAATTGGAGGAACATAAGAGATGAGAATAGCCTGTAACCATAGCTTCTCCGGTCTCGATAACAAGGCGCGTCAGTATTTTACCTTGATTGAAAGAACCGTGGCGATGCCGTTCGATATCAGGTCAGAAGGAAGTTGGGCGCCACGGGCAGGTTCAAAACCTGGGCCTGCACAACCTGCCACTTGATTTGACGTGCATACCTTTTCATCCTCATTACCTCCAGGGTTCGCCTATGTAACATAAGCAACATATCGAAGAAACTATGAGCAATCTGTTGTACAGAGTCCAGTAATTGCCAGCTAGGTTTTGACATACCTGCATGGCTTTGTCAACCATCTGCCTGGCTTGTGATAGTGATCTTTCTGCAAATGCGGCTATATATGACTCTAGCTCATCGTAGTGGCCAGCACTATTATTGTCTGGGCAATCTCTAGATTTTGCAGGGCTGTCAGATGTACTCCTATATGGTGGTCTTTCACTGTTTACAATAGATTCTGCCTGCAAGTGAAGCATCAACAGAAACTTAGACCTCAGATACTAACCATGACAATTGCATTTTATGGATGAGTAGAGGACTAAGCACTGCTACGTGAATATACAGTTACTTAGCCTACTGCATGTTGAATCTCACTCTAGAATTTATGAACCCTGAGAGAAAAGTATTTTAAACCAGATAACCTTAGGTTGTCTATCTGATGTTAAGCGCAGACTTTTGAGCCCCTCAAGTACAGTAGATCCGTTTACAGCATGATCCTCATTCTCACTTGCTGTAAGGTCAGGAATGTGATCCATCTCCAGTATGCTGTACGCATCATTTGAAAGGCAGCTCCTCATGTTGTCAGGACGGTTATACAGCCAGTTGACTGGCATACAATCAGTGTCCTGAAACCAAATAAGTTCAGGTATGTATCTTTATTCCACATAGCATCAGACTGTCAGATTGAAATTCTCAAGCACAGGAACACATAAGATCGTGAATAATTAACAAATCCTCAACGAGTTCAAGGAAAATTCAATCCAAAGTAAAAGTACTAAAAAAACATCATAAAGTAAGCATGCTCCAAGCCAAACCAAAGAGAAATTTGTATGCAGCATAGTCAGTACCAGATCGAGAATTCGAGATTGCAGCTAGATGCAGCAGCTACCCATGCTGACAATCCTCTATTGAAAAGTTTCTTGATTGCGAAAAGAAGCTAGTAGTCTCCACATGTAAAGGGCAAAAAAGCTTGGTACTACACTTGCACAGGAATAGGCTTACAGAAAAAAGACAGCAGTGTTCCATGAATTGTAAAATTGATTTTTCAAAGTGAAAAGTAAAGATTTGATGCTTAACATGAAAAAATGTCATGTTACCAGCATAATATAAAATTTTATTGACAGTTTATGAAAGCAGCTGAAACAGAAACTACGTACCTTTACAATATCAACACCAATGTCAGGATCATCAAAATGAACCTTGTAACAATCCGGACCCATCATCACCACTTTGCCATCACAAAGTTCCCTAGAATTTGGATGACGAACAATAACTTGCTGACCAATTGAAAATGGTCTAGCTAGGTCTGCAGGTAGAAAATCCCTTGAACCATCACTGAGTTGAGCATAGATTTTTCTAACTTTCTCCCGATAATCCTCAAGATTTTCTTTTTCCACGGCCAGAAAATAATTTGAAAATCGACGTGGAATACCAAGGGAGCTGCAGGAAAAACTTGTTCAGTATATATAGCATAAACAAACAGAATGCTAACAGAATTGACAATGAAACAAAGACTACATCCTCCAAGGTTTGCTGGATTATACCTTCGAATTGTACCCCATTCTGGTATAGTCAACCTTGAAAGATGACTCAATTTTGCATGATCTAAGTAGTGCACAAACTCATTACTTGAAAACCATGGATAATCAACTGCGCTGTAGAACCACTCATATGTGCACCATCTACGAAGTGGTTCGGATGACAAACAGTGCAGCAATTTTTTTGCCTGAACATAGTCAACAGTTAGGATAGACTACCCGTAAATTATTTCAACTTGCAATATTGAATTATTGATAATAGGTGGTATAGACTACCTGTAAATTATCTGAACCTTCATTGCATGACATATGCTTTGTTTTGCAATGCATTTGAGATTTCCGTCTGGTCCTTCCAGACATTCTCACTTCAGGCTTGGTTTCTGTTTGTGCACTGGGAACTTCAGCAGGAATATCTTCAGATGCTTCCGGTATCCCCACTCTTCCAGAGTCAGTACACAAGGAAGAATCATCAGTGATAACAACCCTCAGTGTTTCCGGCAGGGCTAAACTATTACCACAAACGTTTTGTGCTACAGCAGGCACCTGTGACACAAAAAGAATGAGTgggagtgtgtgtgtgtgtgtgagagagagagagagagaatcatAAGACTATCTGAAGAGATTAGCATTTAGCACAGGAGAACATATCAATGTTGATCGATatttaagatgatttcaaatgatAAACATTTGTAAACAGTGGACACCAGACACCACCAGCTAGGGATATATTGATCAAAATGAATACCCTTAAACATTATTCCCAGAACATTATAAACATTATTCCCAGAACATTATAAATTCAATGGGATGCAAGTGGCATTGAGTTCAAAAATGGAAGATAACAATTAATGAATTGAAGAAATGAACCAACTATGAGAGTAAATTCCGACAGCATCAGATACACTAAAGCAATCTCACGAGTTCATTAATCTCATCTTGGTTCCACCAAAACAAACAAAATCATAACACTAACAAGGAAACAGTTGACTCAAAGTAGAAAATGAACATAGATGAGCcaatcaaaatttatttcctagaTTGACCAGAAAGAGAACATAAATTTATATGGGAGTACTCCTCCGTCCCAAAAGGATGCAATTCTAGAGTAGTGCTCAGCCAAAATATCTTAAGTTTGACTACATTTATATAAAATGTTTCTAATGCTTATAATACCAAAGAAGAAGAAGTATCAATAGAATTTGTAATGAATATATTTTTATAATATACCTATATGGAGTCTTAAATGTTAGTGCCGTTTTCCATAGCTCCGTCAAACTTTAGTTAGTTTGACTGACCAACCTAGAATTGCATCATTTTTGCGACAGAGGTAATACATAAAACAAAGGTTCAGTTTATTATTTATGTTTAAAAAACTAACCTCTGCGTCTAATATCTTATATTTTTTCTTCCTAGTCTTGGAAGCACTGGATTTACCAACTGGCTTCCCTTGTTTAGATAAATCAATGGTAGGGTggccttcctcccttctctgagaTAGCGTAGAGTCAGTTTTTCCAACCGAACCTGGATCAGTACATGAGAAGAGATACATAAGAAATTATCAACATGgctaacatatgatgtggaaaaaAAATGAACTACGAGCAAAGCATTGACAAAAGCTGACCTGAAGGAATATTAATCTCTAGTTTTGGCATTTTAGAGGGTGCATTCATCAGGCTACACAATACATCCAAGACCAACATATCATCTGCAACCATAACAGAACACAAGCAGTCAAATATTTTCATCTAAAACAGTAGTAACTAGTAAAACATTACAATGCTTATTAACCTTAGCAGTACCAAGAATTACTAACAAGGATGCCTTTCAACAATAATATGAGTGAAATCCTATGACAAGGAATATGCACCAAACAGCAATTATGTGGTTGAGGAAGTAAACATAATGAATGCTCAATCACATATTGTACATGGGGTCAGGGGTTTTCTCTGGTTGCATTTTTGTAAAACTAGTTCATCTGTGTGCTAGATCTGTATTTTATTTTTCCAAAGTAGTGGGCTGGAGGCTAACGGGTTGATGGGGTGTGTGCTCAGGCCCAACCTTTCAAAACATGGTCTGGAAATCTAGTATGTACAATGGAAATCTAGTGCACGAGAATGAAGTATTTCATATACAGAAAACAGAATTGGAAGCGAGGCACAAAATGATGTCTGGATAAATAATGAGTATGTTGACATTTTGCCAATAAAagtgaaaagaaaagaataaaccaATTGCTAAAAGTACCTTCAGAAATATTGTCGATAAATAACTGATTGTTGTTTAATAAATCAACTGGCTTATTCCCTTCTTTAGATGCCATCGTTGTCTCATGATCAACTACACCAGTCTGACCTTCCTCCATAGTTTGCTGAATTCTTGTTTTCTTTGAATGTTGTTGACATGTCGCTACATGCCCAGTTCCTATGGTCTCCAACAAACAATGATCTTGACCAGCCTTGTGTGCTTCAGCGAAGCCAGAAACTCTGTCAGGAGAGTACTTATTTGTTGGGACAATAGCAGAGTCGTTATTGGCTGCTTCATATTTTCTCTTGGTAGAACTGATGACATTTTCAATTCCTGGTGTGGCCTCATCAATGGTACTCCTGTCTGCAGAAACTATAGCTGGTATACGAGGAGTACGCCTCCGAACAGCATGATTTCGGATGTACCTGACCAATTCTGAAGAAACTAAAAAAATGTAAATTCTTAGGCGACAAATTATCCAATAAAATGGTACTTCTCAAACTTTCTGTTAACAGTTTCCTCCTTAGTTGGCAATCCTTATGAGAAAGACTGAAATGTTATTAAGGGAAACAGAAGATGACATGTTTTTGTTATAATACTCACCGCCATAGTATCGACTCTGGAATAAATCTGAAAATCCAGAAATTTTCGCTTCTTGACAGTTGGGCAGGTCAGGTCCATCAATTGATTTCGGTTTTTCACCATGTTTCCTTGCCTTTCCAGATGCTCTGACTACGTGATCATATCCTCTATGAGTCGTGGTTTTCTCCTGACATTTCAAGCATCACAAGTCAGTCAACGAAAAAATGTCAATTTAATTCAGATAAAACCATGTTTTGTAGGTATGCTGGTAAAAAATAAGAAACTAGGTTAAAACTGTGTCAAGTTCTATAACTTTTACAATTCACTTGTTTTGTCTTGTCTATCCCACATTGCATTTCCATCTCATCATGTTTTATGATTCACCCGTTTGTATGAATTGTGCTTCTAAGCCTAAGAAGTGCCAAGTATGGCAAAATGACCCAAGTGGCTCTAGGTTGGACGTCTTTTGATGTTAGAAACACCATCACCACTATGAGTTGGTGACATTTGACTGATGATTACTCTAATGTTATATAGATAGTGTTATGAAAAATGGTGCACCATTGCATTGCATTTATATTTGAAAGTAATTTACAATGGTCATGATTTTATTGTTGTGAAAAATATTTCATAACAAGAGAATGGTAAAAAAAAGTTAGCTTTGGAGACTGCGCCAAGCCAAATCATACATTAAATTATTAAAGAAAGGGGCTATATAGCTATTCTTATTTAATGAAATTATCATAGCATATTTTGTAACAATAATGATCAGGTGTGCTGATCTTCATTATAACAAGCTTAGCATGTTAGCTTCATATGGGACAAATGTTCACTTGATCAAATAAAAAATGAAAGAAAATGAGATTTGAGAGTCGTTCTACATATAAAAAACAGTAATTCGAACAAGTAACGGATGAAAAGCTAACCGAAGCATTGTGATGACCAGTCACCAGCGCAATAAATCCCATGGCAGTGGCTTGATGTTCTGGAAGAGATAAGAAAGTCTACCAAAAGGAATGAAACATGTCAATCAACAAGGATCATAGAGTGCAACATGGCATTCAAGCTGAACTGTAGCTTAGATGTGTTTATTTGGCACGAAGATATGCATTAAAACATGAACATCCAAATAAGTACTATTTCTGCGAAATTCAGACTCACCCGATGTAAAGTGAAAAGAGACTGCACCATGTCCGATGACTTAGTGCCTATCGCTATGCTGATCTGCATAACCAAATTCGCCGATCAAAATTCACACAGCCATGACACCTCGAATGATATTTACAGATGATGGAGCAGATCAAAGGGAAACAGACAGTTCGAACCTTTCTCCAGTCCATCCCATATTGACGGTAGGCTTCATAAAAATTTGTAAGTTCATCCTTGCTCCATTTGGGATCAAAGTCTGAGAGTTTCCTCCTCTGCAAAATCAAATTATTTTGATGAATGAGAGAACTGAATACTACATCAGTGCAGAATAGAATGCTAGTTTAGATGATATGATGTCACGATCACTGGTCGCTATCTACAGCCCATCTATCATAAATCTCTGTACAGCTTCCAAGAGAAATAATTATACGTACTTTCTGTTTAGCTTTGCTTGAACTAGATGGATCATCATGCTGCTGTTGATATTCAGATCCTTTTACTATGATCTTGTTAATAGTTCGAGAACCCTTTGATGGGCCCATCAAAACTGTCCTTGCCTTCGGCTCAACAAATATTGCTGCGAGCAACAAACAAAGTGCGTGAAAAGCAGTGCT of Zea mays cultivar B73 chromosome 8, Zm-B73-REFERENCE-NAM-5.0, whole genome shotgun sequence contains these proteins:
- the LOC103634898 gene encoding protein ALWAYS EARLY 2 isoform X2, which translates into the protein MGPSKGSRTINKIIVKGSEYQQQHDDPSSSSKAKQKRRKLSDFDPKWSKDELTNFYEAYRQYGMDWRKISIAIGTKSSDMVQSLFTLHRTFLSLPEHQATAMGFIALVTGHHNASEKTTTHRGYDHVVRASGKARKHGEKPKSIDGPDLPNCQEAKISGFSDLFQSRYYGELVRYIRNHAVRRRTPRIPAIVSADRSTIDEATPGIENVISSTKRKYEAANNDSAIVPTNKYSPDRVSGFAEAHKAGQDHCLLETIGTGHVATCQQHSKKTRIQQTMEEGQTGVVDHETTMASKEGNKPVDLLNNNQLFIDNISEDDMLVLDVLCSLMNAPSKMPKLEINIPSGSVGKTDSTLSQRREEGHPTIDLSKQGKPVGKSSASKTRKKKYKILDAEVPAVAQNVCGNSLALPETLRVVITDDSSLCTDSGRVGIPEASEDIPAEVPSAQTETKPEVRMSGRTRRKSQMHCKTKHMSCNEGSDNLQAKKLLHCLSSEPLRRWCTYEWFYSAVDYPWFSSNEFVHYLDHAKLSHLSRLTIPEWGTIRSSLGIPRRFSNYFLAVEKENLEDYREKVRKIYAQLSDGSRDFLPADLARPFSIGQQVIVRHPNSRELCDGKVVMMGPDCYKVHFDDPDIGVDIVKDTDCMPVNWLYNRPDNMRSCLSNDAYSILEMDHIPDLTASENEDHAVNGSTVLEGLKSLRLTSDRQPKAESIVNSERPPYRSTSDSPAKSRDCPDNNSAGHYDELESYIAAFAERSLSQARQMVDKAMQANPGGNEDEKVCTSNQVAGCAGPGFEPARGAQLPSDLISNGIATVLSIKSLSDSRHPFANVAGVLDHACSMLRPSCPQNLALYDQIKRDIGIIKTQIFALMPTALGNCSPPVPPM
- the LOC103634898 gene encoding protein ALWAYS EARLY 2 isoform X1, whose amino-acid sequence is MGPSKGSRTINKIIVKGSEYQQQHDDPSSSSKAKQKRRKLSDFDPKWSKDELTNFYEAYRQYGMDWRKISIAIGTKSSDMVQSLFTLHRTFLSLPEHQATAMGFIALVTGHHNASEKTTTHRGYDHVVRASGKARKHGEKPKSIDGPDLPNCQEAKISGFSDLFQSRYYGVSSELVRYIRNHAVRRRTPRIPAIVSADRSTIDEATPGIENVISSTKRKYEAANNDSAIVPTNKYSPDRVSGFAEAHKAGQDHCLLETIGTGHVATCQQHSKKTRIQQTMEEGQTGVVDHETTMASKEGNKPVDLLNNNQLFIDNISEDDMLVLDVLCSLMNAPSKMPKLEINIPSGSVGKTDSTLSQRREEGHPTIDLSKQGKPVGKSSASKTRKKKYKILDAEVPAVAQNVCGNSLALPETLRVVITDDSSLCTDSGRVGIPEASEDIPAEVPSAQTETKPEVRMSGRTRRKSQMHCKTKHMSCNEGSDNLQAKKLLHCLSSEPLRRWCTYEWFYSAVDYPWFSSNEFVHYLDHAKLSHLSRLTIPEWGTIRSSLGIPRRFSNYFLAVEKENLEDYREKVRKIYAQLSDGSRDFLPADLARPFSIGQQVIVRHPNSRELCDGKVVMMGPDCYKVHFDDPDIGVDIVKDTDCMPVNWLYNRPDNMRSCLSNDAYSILEMDHIPDLTASENEDHAVNGSTVLEGLKSLRLTSDRQPKAESIVNSERPPYRSTSDSPAKSRDCPDNNSAGHYDELESYIAAFAERSLSQARQMVDKAMQANPGGNEDEKVCTSNQVAGCAGPGFEPARGAQLPSDLISNGIATVLSIKSLSDSRHPFANVAGVLDHACSMLRPSCPQNLALYDQIKRDIGIIKTQIFALMPTALGNCSPPVPPM